Genomic DNA from Alkalihalobacterium alkalinitrilicum:
TAGGAGTAGCTATGTTAAATTCCTGGTTTAACTTATTTGGAGCGATTGGATTCGTATGGTTAGAATCAGTTGTTACTACCTTAAATTTCTTTGAAACGCAAGAACGCAATCCAAGCTCATTCATGTATTTGCCGACTGTACGCTCACTAATAGTGTAGTTTTCATTTAATAACTTTTGAGTGATTTTAGGACTACCGTAACACTCGTCATTATCGTAAAAATGGTATTTGATGCGCTCTTGAACCTTTATTTTACGTTGTTCTTGGTTACTGACCTCATGTTTTAGCCACTTGAAAAAGCCGCACCGAGATACTTCTAGCACTTTACACATCTTCATCACCGAGAATTCGAAGCGATGCTTCTCAATGAACTCAAACCTCATGGCCGTGGTCTGCTGAAGATGTGCACCGCCTTTTTTACAATAGCTAATTCTTCTTTTGTGGCGGCTATCTCTTGGTCTTTTTCTTTTAATTGGCGATCTTTATCACGTAGCTGTTGCTCTAACTGACGAAGCCGCTCTTCACTTGTTAGTGATTCATTATCAAACTCGCGATATTGAGTCATCCACTGATGTAGGCAACTAAGCGGAATATCTAATTCCTGTGCAATATCTCTCATCGTTTTCTTTTGCTTTTGTTCTTGTGCAAATTTAACTGTTTGTCGTTTAAATTCTTCATTATACCTTTGCCGATGTTCACCCATGGGGAACCCCTCCTTGTTATTATCATCATATCCAATAATGATGTTCGTTAAAGGGGTGTCCACTTTTTATTCTAGCAGCACAGAAGACCTTATTTGATGAAAATTATGAGAAAAGAACTCAAACAATACTCAATAGCGGTATCTCAGTCCGTTTACATCTTAGTTTCACTATTTTCTCACTTACGCATTTAACGGTAAATTTTACTTCCTTGTTTTTTGAATTCTTCTGACTTCCTATCCATTTCTTCTATTAATAATGTTTGTTTATCGATGCCTTTTTCTTTTGCGGTTTGACGGAGATCGTGTGAAATTTTCATACTACAAAATTTAGGGCCGCACATTGAACAGAAATGAGCAGTTTTAGCACCTTCTGCTGGTAATGTTTCATCGTGGAAGCTCATTGCCTTTTCAGGATCGAGTGATAAGTTGAATTGGTCGCGCCAGCGAAATTCAAAGCGCGCCTTCGATAACGCATCGTCACGCTTCTGTGCATTTGGATGACCTTTTGCTAAGTCAGCCGCATGGGCAGCAAGTTTATAAGTGACAACACCTTCATGGACATCATCTTTATTCGGTAAGCCTAAATGTTCTTTCGGTGTGACATAGCAAAGCATCGCAGTACCGTATGAGGGGATCATTGCAGCACCGATTGCTGAAGTTATGTGGTCATATCCAGGTGCGATATCCGTCGTTAATGGACCAAGTGTATAGAAGGGTGCCTCGTTACAAATTTCAAGTTGTTTATCCATATTTTCTTTAATTTTGTGCATTGGAACATGGCCTGGTCCTTCGATCATCACTTGAACGTCATGCTCCCAAGCAATTTTGGTTAATTCGCCTAATGTTTCTAGCTCAGCAAATTGAGATTCATCATTAGCATCAGCAATCGAACCTGGTCGTAAACCATCACCTAATGAAAAAGCGATATCATATGTTTTCATGATTTCACAAATTTCAGCGAAGTGAGTATTGAGAAAGTTTTCTTGATGGTGAGCAAGTCACCATGCGGCCATGATGGAACCTCCTCTAGAAACAATACCCGTTAAGCGATGAGCTGTTAGTGGAACATAGCGTAGTAAAACCCCCGCATGAATTGTGAAGTAATCAACGCCTGGCTCAGCTTGTTCAATTAATGTATCTCGATAAACTTCCCATGTTAAGTCTTCAGCTACTCCATTTACTTTTTCGAGTGCTTGGTAAATAGGCACTGTCCCCACTGGAACTGGACTGTTTCGACTAATCCACTCTCTTGTAGTATGTATATGCTTCCCAGTTGATAAGTCCATAATCGTATCAGCGCCCCAACGAATTGCCCAAGTCATCTTCTCAACTTCTTCTTCAATAGATGAGCTAACGGCAGAGTTACCAATATTAGCATTAATTTTCACATGGAAGTTACGACCGATAATCATCGGTTCACTTTCGGGATGGTTGATGTTTGACGGGATAATCGCTCTTCCAATAGCCACTTCAGATCTCACAAATTCAGGGTCTAACCCTTCACGGATGGCGATAAATTCCATTTCTGGAGTTATGATTCCTTTTTTAGCATAGTGGAGTTGTGTTACATTTTTTCCTTGTCTTGCTCGTAGTGGTTCTTTATTTGATGTATCAAAGATTTCTACAGCCTTTGTTTTATCTATATCAATAAAACCTTTCTTACTGTTTGGAAATGGGTTAAGCATTGACATAAAAAAATCCTCCTAAGATTGATTTAGTTCATGTTGCTTGAACCGATCATGGAGGAGGGGAAATTAAAATATGAAAGAATAGTTAGTAATCCATATTTATTTTTGCAGCTGGCCATGTTAACTCGACTGTCATCAGTCATAGTCACTATGAATGGAGCTGTGCAAATAAAAAGACCGCCAAAAAGCGGTCGAATGGACATATGTATTCTACAAAATCCCTCCGCTAGCATTACCTAGATCAGGTTCACGGTCGACAACAGTACTAGTTGTCCTCTCAGCCCCTTACTATGGAGCTCCCGTTTTCTTCAGTTGTATTATTAAACTATCACATATTCTATAGGTTTAGAATTGTTCTTTTGTAGGAAAAGGTATTTCGGCTGAAATGTAGTACAGTAGAATTATAATAATAGTTATGAGGTGAAACCAATGAAAGTTTTAATCGCACCTGATTCTTTAAAGGTAGTTTGTCAGCCCTCGATGTTTCACACTGTATGAAGAAGGGAGTTCAACAATCGTTACCAGGAGCAACTATCGATTGTTAACCTTTAGCAGATGGAGGGGAAGGAACGATCGACGAATTAATTTCAAATACGAATGGCCAGATTTATACAGAACATGTGCAAGGTCCTCTTGGAGAAGTTGTTACTGCAAAGTGGGGAATGTTGGGTGATGGAATGACGGCAATTATTGAAATGGCTGAAGCTCCAGGTATCACATTGTTGCCATCTCATAAACTTAATCCGTTGAAAACATCTACTTATGGGACTGGACAGTTAATAAAAAGTGCAATGGATAAGGGATGTAAAAAAATAACAATCGGAATTGGCGGTAGTGCGACGAATGATGGTGGTGCTGGAATGGCTTCGGCACTAGGGGTTAAATTTTTTGATAAAAATGAGGTTGAATTAGAACCTGGTGGAGGGAGCCTTGCGGTAATGTACCAAGGGGAAATTGTAGAGACCTTCACTCATTGGGAACGTGAGCAACTTAAGCATCCCTATTCACAATTACTCTTTGATACAATGAATAAAGGACAAAAGATTCATAGGGGATGGCCGATTGTATCGAAAAGTACCTTGTCAATGTGACAAATACTATATTTCTGTTCGATTAGGAGAATCGGGAGAGATGCATTGCTTTGTCATAATCGCCACTAAATAATACAATTGTTGTTTTTTCTTTATGTCATAGTTGTTCCTCCTCTTAATGACAAAGTATATGTTTCTCCTGTTCAAGCACTCATACCTGGAATTACATTAATCACATTAACATTTACTCTATTAAAAGGGCTATATTGATCGGCAAGAAAAATTTTTATCTAACACAATATGAACATCGCGTTGTAAATTTCTCTATTTTATCAAGTAACAAAGCATAAAGCTAAATGAACTGAAAATTGAAGGAAATTGAATTATGCCAACACATTCTCATACTCTTGCGCAAGCCGACTCGAAGCGCTAGAAAGCACTTGCTTTGTTATATAATTGAATGAGGAAACACTTTTAACGTGAAAACAAGCCATTCTCAAGAAAAACACATCTAGACATAAATGAAGAATTAACATAGGTGTTTTATGGGGGATAGATGAATAAGTCGGTTTAAAACAACCATTCAAAATTTTCACAGTATACTAAATGGGTCATTATTGGTATAATATTATCATTATTGATAATGATAATATTATACCAGTGGCCCATATAGGAGGTAATTTATGATGAATAGAAGAGAAGAACGAATTAAAATCGAAGAAAAAGCCTTGTTAGGTGCAACAATATCGTTTCCCGAATCGACTGAACAAAAGGTTCCAGCAGTTTTATTAATTGCTGGGTCGGGTGCAGGTGACCGGGATGGGAACATGCCTAAATTACAACTTAATCTTTATAAAATGATTGCAGATGGATTAGCTGAAGCAGGATTTATTTCCCTCCGCTATGATAAAAGAGGTGTTGGAGAAAGTGAAGGGGAATTAAACAAAGTTGGATTATGGGATTTAGTTGATGATGCTGAAAGTGCATTACAGTTTTTAAGAAATCTTACTAACGTTGATCAAGAGCAGGTATATGTGTTAGGTCATAGTGAAGGAACAATATTAGCGACGGCTCTTAATGAGAGAGCATCACTAGCGGGGTTAATTCTTATCGCAGGAGCTGCTGATACAATAGAAGAAGCGACTAAATATCAGCGAGAATTAGCTTATGAAGAATTAAATAATGAGTCAGGAATCAAAGGTTGGTTAATAAAAAAATTAAAAATTACAAATAAAGCAGAAAAGAAAACTCAAAAGATTTTCGCTAAAATGTCTAAGAGTGACAAAGATGAAATTCGAGTTCAACTTTTTGCCAAGCTACCAGCTAAATGGTTTAGAGAGCATTTCCAATTTGACCTTTATGGTTCAATGGAAAATATCACTTGTCCTGTCCTTGCGATCAATGGTACAAAAGATATACAAACGAAAGTTGAAAATGTCTATAAAGTACCTGAACTTGTTAATGGACCATCGGAAGTACATGTGATTGAAGGAATGAATCATATTTTAAGGTATCAAGAAGGTGATGTTTCCATTCAAAAAGTAAAAAGCGTATATCAAGCGCAAGCGAGTAAACGATTACATCCCGACCTAATGCATATCATTACGAATTGGCTAGAGAGAAATCATGCAGGGAGGTAAAAAAGTGTCAAAGGGAGATGTTATCTTACATCCAGTTAGAATGCGAATTATTCAATCATTATTAAAACGATCACTAACAGTTCAAGAACTAATGGAGTGGCTTCCTGATATTCCACAAGCTACATTATATAGGCAATTAAAGGTGTTAACAGATAGCCATGTGATATACATTTCAAATGAGAGGAAGGTTAGAGGTACATTTGAACGAACATATTCATTAAACAGAGACTCTGCTACTTTTTCTACTTCGGAAGCCCATGAATTGAGTAAGGAAGAACATATGAAATATTTTATGACTTATTTCACCAATCTCATGCAAGGTGTTGAAGAGTATTTAGAGGGTGATGAGTTAGATATGGAGAAAGATGGGTTTGGTTATCGTCACATTGATTTATTTTTAGATGATGATGAGTTTTCTAATTTAAAGAAGGACCTCGTTGCTGTGGTAAAAAGATATTCAGATAACGAACCAAACCATAAGAGGCGTAGAAGGACAATTGCTACAGTTTTTATTCCTGAAAGGAAAAAATAATGGGATAGTTGGATTCGACCCATCTAGACCTCACTAATAATGGTTTGATCTAGGAATACCAAAGTTTTTAGTATTTTAACATTCGAATAGGTTTCGGTGATTTTAATTATTTTCTAGTATTTTATAACTTTGTTGATTCAGGCCCTCTTCATGGCACTCTTATATAAAGGTGGTAACATTCATGAGTAACTATGGCAGTCTCCATGAAAAAGAAGAAAGAAACGTTTTGGTTTTTGAACGTAAATATCCATTTAGTCCTGTAAAAGTATTTCGTTCTATAACGGATCCTGATCATTTCACTCAGTGGTATCCATTTGCAACTGGAGATATAGATCTTTGTGTTGGTGGAAAGATAAAGTTCGATGATGGTGAAGGGTCAATCTATGAGGCAGTTATTACCGAATTAAATCCTCCATATTCTTTTTGTTTTCGGGAAGTTGATGATTTGTTAGACATGAGCATACATGTAGCGGATCAAGGGTGCACCATGACGTTTTGCCATACGTTTGATGATCAAGCAATGGCGATATATATAGCTGCAGGATGGCACAGATGCTTAGATGTCCTTGGTCAATTAATCCATGGTCGACCAATAGAATGGGAAGATAATGCACTAGAATTACGTGAATACTACAAAAGAAAGTTTGTATAAAAATTAAACAATTTTAGTTAACTTACATATATGTTGGATAAGTAATACGAACAACAATAGTTGGTCGTTTATTTGATGTTGGAATTCACGTATGAATGCTGTGCTTTTTGTATAGAAAAATGGCCCAGTATAATAAACTGGACCATTACTTGCATTTATATCCAAAGTAATGAGTCCATCTTTTATACCCTCTCATGTTATGAATTGCTTCCCTTACAATCTTCTACAAAACAGTAGGATCTGCCATTACAACAGTGCTGCCACTAACAACTTTAATTATAAAATTCAACAATCACCGAATTTGCAGATTAGCCAAATCATTTATAATTAATCCACATTAAATATCAACATTTCAATTGCAAATAAATTTTCTATTCTGGCTTGTAATTCAATAACTTTTCTACTTTCTTTTCCAATTCTTCAATTCTGGTTTCCTGTTGAATAAAGACTGTAAATATAACTGCTAATAGGAATGCAAGTAAAATAGTAATATACCAAATATTGCTTAGGATAAGACCAGCAAAGAATTTAACATTATTCCAAGTATGACTTCTTCACTAAACTGCTTAGTTCGTGTAAGAACATTTCCTCACAATCTCTATATGCATTTTAACATAAATATCCAATCATCGTCATTCGTAATGTGCAGTTAAAATAAACATTACCTATCTGTTTGATAAAAATTGCTTAAGCATGGTATAAGTGTAAAAGAAGCAGGGACATTTTGGTTTTAATTTCGGGATAAGGATTTGGCCTGGTATCCCTAAATGAGAGGATTTGAATTTGAATATGAAAGATAATTTTTGGCGTGATTTACCACGACCTTTTTTTATACTGGCACCAATGGAAGAAGTGACGGATGTTGTTTTTCGCCATGTAGTAAGCGCGGCAGCCAGACCTGATGTGTTCTTTACAGAGTTTGCAAACAGTGAGAGTTATTGTCATCCAGAGGGAAACCAAAGTGTACGCGGACGTTTGACTTTTACAGAGGATGAACAACCAATTGTAGCCCATATATGGGGAGATAAGCCTGAATACTTTCGGCAAATGAGTATTGGTATGGCGAAACTTGGGTTTAGGGGGGTGGATATCAATATGGGCTGTCCTGTACCTAATGTGGCACGGTATGGGAAGGGAAGTGGCCTTATCCGTCGTCCAGAAGTTGCAGCAGATTTAATACAAGCAGCAAAAGCAGGAGGATTGCCTGTAAGTGTAAAAACAAGGCTTGGTTTCACGGATGTAGACGAATGGCACGAATGGCTGACGCACATATTGAAACAAGATATTGTTAATCTTTCCATTCATCTGCGGACAAGAGAGGAAATGAGCAAAGTAGATGCTCATTGGGAGCTCATCCCTGAAATTAAGAAACTTCGTGACCAGGTAGCACCAGATACACTCTTGACGATCAATGGGGATATTCCTGATCGTCAAACTGGCTTGAAACTCGTAGATCAATATGGTGTTGATGGGGTTATGATTGGCCGTGGTATTTTCAATAATCCATTTGCCTTTGAAAAAGAGCCGAAAGATCATAGCAGTAAGGAATTACTTGATCTTTTACGAATACATCTGGATCTCCTTGATAAATATTCAGAATTAGAGCTACGTCCGTTTAAGGCTCTTCATCGCTTTTTTAAGATATATGTCAAAGGAATTCAAGGAGCAAGTAAATTAAGAAATCAACTAATGATCACGGAGTCAACAGATGAAGTGCGTGAATTGCTCGATAACTTTGAATCAAAGAATCTTGATGGAATGGGGGAACAGTAGAAGTGTCCCCATTCAAGGGAAAAGCGAAGTAGGACGTTAGACGGGTGTGCTCCCAAAAAGTTAGAGTTTTACTAAGCAGTTAATTGGCTGGTGTGAAGGCAGTATTAAACTGGACTCATCCCACCAATTTTTGCTTTATACGTTTGTTTTTTTTAAATCTATATAAGGTTATATGGTCTTGCTATAGAAGTTTCTAGTTAAACTAGAGGGAGCTTATGTTAAAGAAGAACCTCACTTGCTGCGCAGTGCAATGATACTGGTAATTGATTAAACATCTTAGAGGCGATCACTTATATGGGTGGTCGTCTTTCGTTTTTAAATCTTACAGTGAAACAAAGGTATTTAATTTTTAACCGACTTTGTTTAAAGCTTTACAGAAAGTAACGAGGATAAGTTTTACAGTGGACTAATAATTTATTTATAATTGACTAAAAAACTATATTTACTAAGGGAGAAATTTAATGACAAAGAAATCAACATTAGATAATTTTGAAGAATACGATAACCCCGTATTGTATGATCAAGAGAATGAAGTATATAAAGAAGATGTAAAATTCATAGATAAATGGGCATCTAAGACAGAGGGTTTAATAATTGATTTAGCTTGTGGAACAGGAAGAGCAACTATTCCTTTGGCAAGTAAGGGATATAACTTGATAGGAGTTGACCTTCATAAAGGAATGTTAAATGAAGCAAAAAGGAAAACATCTAATCTTGATTTACAAATAGAGTGGATAGAACAAGATTGTTCCAAATTAGATTTGAATGTAAAAAGTAATCTGATTTATTGCGTAGGGAATTCATTTCAACATTTCCTTACAAACGAAGCTCAAGATGGGTTGTTATTTTCTGTAAATAAGCATTTAGAAACGGGTGGAACTTTTATATTTGGAACAAGGTTTCCAAATACAGAGGAATTATTACAGCCAAGTTCAGAGGAATATTGGAAAACTTACATAGATAGTGAGACTCAAAATAAAGTTGATGTATATACGATTAGTCAATATGACTCCATAAATCAAGTGCAACACAACACAACAATAAGAAAATTTATAAATAATGATGAAGAAGTAGTCGATGAAGTAAGAACAAATATAAGTTTACGATACGTCTTTCCAAAAGAAATGGAACGTATTTTATTTGGAAATGGATTTGAAATAGTAAGTGTTTACAAAGATTGGAATGAAACCCCTATATCAGATGATAGTTATCAAATGGTTTATGTTTGTAAAAAGATTAGATAGTAAGCACTTGTCTTATTATTTTCTTATTCAGCTAAGCCCTCCTGTAATCAAAATAGTATTACATGTAAATTAATACTTCACTTAATATCCCATTCAGGTCTTACATACAATGGAGTGAAGGCTTGATTCACCCACTGAAATCCCATCAAGAGTAGAGTTGTCTCAATACTCAATAATGTTATCCGATAGGACAATGTTTTATTTCTTCTCTGAAACACCTTTTTTAAGCCGTGCATTTAAAAGTTGCATATTAAAAAACAGGGGAGAGATCATGCTTAACAAACAGGGAGGTTATCGAGATGAGGAACTGGTTGCGCTGGATAATGATTATAGGTTGTTTTGTCATTTTAGGCGCTTGCGTACAGGATGTGGAACAACAACCCCATCATGAAGATGAAGGGGAAATCAACATCCCATTAGAAGAAGAAGTTCCTGCACGAGAAGGTGTTTCAGAGGAGGAGGAAAATGGTCGAGATGAAGAAGAGCAATTGAGTGACGAACCATCTCTTGATGAGTCGACATTGGTGCCAACACCTGATGAAAAGAGTGAAACCCATCAAGTGATATTATACTTCTCAGACCATGATTTAATGGGCACTTATCGGATTGAAACAGAAATAGATGTTAGAACAGGAGAGAATGTTGCAAAGACTGCACTTGAAGCTTGGTTAAAAGGTCCTGATCACGAAGAATTAACAGGATTAATTGATTCGGAAGTGATCATTGAATATGTTGAAGACGTTGACGGGGTTGCTCATGTTAGTTTTTCAAAAGCGATTCAGGAAAGTAATCTCGGTTCAACGGGAGAACTCATGATTGCTGAACAGCTGTCGATGATCATGCAGCAATTTGGCTTTGATCGAACGCAGATCCTAGTAGAAGGTAGAGTCGGTGAAACGTTGCTCGGTCATCTTTTTACGGGTGATCCAATCGTTGCAGGCGATCCAAACAGCTACCTATGGATTGATGAAAAAAAGTCACCTGAAATTGTATTGGAAAACGTTGCTTTCAAAATTTATGAACCTGCTCCAAACACGGAAGTAAAAGACCGTTTTGTTGTACGAGGATTAGCGAGGGTATATGAAGCAACGGTTTTATACGAATTTGAAGACGGACATTTTATTCTCGATGAAGGATTTACGACAGCTACTGAAGGTGCGCCTGGTTGGGGAGAATTCGAGATTATCATTGAATTTGATGAAGTCGCAAATCAATCAGGTAGAGTGATCCTTTTTGAAGA
This window encodes:
- a CDS encoding transposase; this encodes MGEHRQRYNEEFKRQTVKFAQEQKQKKTMRDIAQELDIPLSCLHQWMTQYREFDNESLTSEERLRQLEQQLRDKDRQLKEKDQEIAATKEELAIVKKAVHIFSRPRP
- a CDS encoding class I SAM-dependent methyltransferase; translation: MTKKSTLDNFEEYDNPVLYDQENEVYKEDVKFIDKWASKTEGLIIDLACGTGRATIPLASKGYNLIGVDLHKGMLNEAKRKTSNLDLQIEWIEQDCSKLDLNVKSNLIYCVGNSFQHFLTNEAQDGLLFSVNKHLETGGTFIFGTRFPNTEELLQPSSEEYWKTYIDSETQNKVDVYTISQYDSINQVQHNTTIRKFINNDEEVVDEVRTNISLRYVFPKEMERILFGNGFEIVSVYKDWNETPISDDSYQMVYVCKKIR
- a CDS encoding helix-turn-helix domain-containing protein; translation: MSKGDVILHPVRMRIIQSLLKRSLTVQELMEWLPDIPQATLYRQLKVLTDSHVIYISNERKVRGTFERTYSLNRDSATFSTSEAHELSKEEHMKYFMTYFTNLMQGVEEYLEGDELDMEKDGFGYRHIDLFLDDDEFSNLKKDLVAVVKRYSDNEPNHKRRRRTIATVFIPERKK
- a CDS encoding tRNA dihydrouridine synthase, whose amino-acid sequence is MKDNFWRDLPRPFFILAPMEEVTDVVFRHVVSAAARPDVFFTEFANSESYCHPEGNQSVRGRLTFTEDEQPIVAHIWGDKPEYFRQMSIGMAKLGFRGVDINMGCPVPNVARYGKGSGLIRRPEVAADLIQAAKAGGLPVSVKTRLGFTDVDEWHEWLTHILKQDIVNLSIHLRTREEMSKVDAHWELIPEIKKLRDQVAPDTLLTINGDIPDRQTGLKLVDQYGVDGVMIGRGIFNNPFAFEKEPKDHSSKELLDLLRIHLDLLDKYSELELRPFKALHRFFKIYVKGIQGASKLRNQLMITESTDEVRELLDNFESKNLDGMGEQ
- a CDS encoding Gmad2 immunoglobulin-like domain-containing protein, producing the protein MRNWLRWIMIIGCFVILGACVQDVEQQPHHEDEGEINIPLEEEVPAREGVSEEEENGRDEEEQLSDEPSLDESTLVPTPDEKSETHQVILYFSDHDLMGTYRIETEIDVRTGENVAKTALEAWLKGPDHEELTGLIDSEVIIEYVEDVDGVAHVSFSKAIQESNLGSTGELMIAEQLSMIMQQFGFDRTQILVEGRVGETLLGHLFTGDPIVAGDPNSYLWIDEKKSPEIVLENVAFKIYEPAPNTEVKDRFVVRGLARVYEATVLYEFEDGHFILDEGFTTATEGAPGWGEFEIIIEFDEVANQSGRVILFEESAKDGSRINELQIPVKVTN
- a CDS encoding alpha/beta hydrolase family protein; protein product: MMNRREERIKIEEKALLGATISFPESTEQKVPAVLLIAGSGAGDRDGNMPKLQLNLYKMIADGLAEAGFISLRYDKRGVGESEGELNKVGLWDLVDDAESALQFLRNLTNVDQEQVYVLGHSEGTILATALNERASLAGLILIAGAADTIEEATKYQRELAYEELNNESGIKGWLIKKLKITNKAEKKTQKIFAKMSKSDKDEIRVQLFAKLPAKWFREHFQFDLYGSMENITCPVLAINGTKDIQTKVENVYKVPELVNGPSEVHVIEGMNHILRYQEGDVSIQKVKSVYQAQASKRLHPDLMHIITNWLERNHAGR
- a CDS encoding SRPBCC domain-containing protein codes for the protein MSNYGSLHEKEERNVLVFERKYPFSPVKVFRSITDPDHFTQWYPFATGDIDLCVGGKIKFDDGEGSIYEAVITELNPPYSFCFREVDDLLDMSIHVADQGCTMTFCHTFDDQAMAIYIAAGWHRCLDVLGQLIHGRPIEWEDNALELREYYKRKFV